In one window of Microplitis demolitor isolate Queensland-Clemson2020A chromosome 4, iyMicDemo2.1a, whole genome shotgun sequence DNA:
- the LOC106693148 gene encoding proton-coupled amino acid transporter-like protein CG1139, with the protein MSDVEERSEAQEVFDPYRRDTRKKYLSDFKSFMNLVKSAAGTGLFAMPHAFASVGMIVGIIGTILVGILITVALHLLMMTHCDLCKIKRRRAIPYDQIVATTMTSGIMRGKISAGTASLVIDIIMLACYIGIGAVYIVFVSGIIQDLVDQGKTIGQPYYVLILFPLFLLLNLIRGLNAIAPISIIGNVLIIVAALIGAAYAVIKSESDWVYVQKDYHKYPKFLGTIFFALSSPALALAIQQDMKEPQHFTRKCGVLNWGMGTLIFMHVIIGIVGYAKYGSSVTGNFVQNHLRLDTVTAIALGVQALGIFFSYGIQCFLPISILHKDYAVRSIQDGCLKGTPYFWNIMIRIAVTLLTCVLAASIPQLQIFTSFVGALCVATLGFIVPVIVFMISHHGKYGRCKWKLILSLFILILGAIAMILATISSIKSTFDYLKE; encoded by the exons atgagtgaCGTTGAGGAGCGATCAGAAGCCCAGGAGGTTTTTGATCCTTATCGGAGGGacacgagaaaaaaatatttatc ggACTTCAAGTCTTTTATGAATCTGGTGAAAAGTGCAGCAGGAACCGGATTATTTGCGATGCCTCATGCGTTTGCGTCAGTGGGAATGATCGTCGGGATAATCGGTACGATTTTGGTGGGAATTTTAATAACAGTCGCTCTGCATTTGTTGATGATGACTCACTGTGacttatgtaaaattaaacgtAGAAGAGCGATACCGTATGACCAAATTGTTGCGACGACAATGACCAGTGGAATAATGAGAGGAAAAATTTCCGCGGGAACTGCGAGTTTGGTGATTGACATAATTATGCTGGCGTGTTACATCGGGATCGGCGCAGTCTATATTGTTTTTGTCAGCGGCATCATCCAGGACCTTGTGGACCAGGGGAAAACTATCGGCCAGCCCTACtacgttttaattttattcccgCTCTTTTTGCTTTTGAATTTGATCCGAGGATTGAACGCAATTGCCCCGATTTCGATCATCGGAAATGTTCTTATTATCGTGGCTGCGTTGATTGGGGCCGCCTATGCGGTGATTAAATCAGAGAGCGACTGGGTCTATGTACAGAAagattatcataaatatccTAAATTTCTAGGGACCATTTTTTTCGCGCTTTCCTCACCGGCACTG gCACTGGCGATACAGCAGGACATGAAAGAGCCCCAACACTTCACACGTAAATGCGGAGTCTTGAACTGGGGAATGGGAACTCTTATATTCATGCACGTGATTATCGGTATCGTAGGTTACGCCAAGTATGGCAGCAGCGTCACAGGAAACTTCGTTCAGAATCACCTGAGGCTTGACACAGTGACAGCAATTGCACTGGGAGTCCAAGCTCtcggaatttttttcagttacgGTATCCAGTGTTTCCTACCGATTTCAATTCTACACAAAGACTACGCAGTTCGTTCCATTCAAGATGGCTGTCTCAAAGGGACTCCCTACTTTTGGAATATCATGATACGCATCGCTGTAACTTTACTTACTT GTGTGCTCGCAGCCTCGATCCCGCAGCTCCAAATTTTCACCAGTTTCGTCGGTGCCCTCTGCGTAGCGACTCTAGGCTTCATAGTCCCCGTCATCGTCTTCATGATCAGCCACCATGGGAAATACGGCCGCTGCAAATGGAAATTAATTCTCAGCTTATTCATCCTTATTTTAGGAGCCATCGCAATGATATTAGCGACTATTTCTAGTATTAAATCAACGTTTGATTAccttaaagaataa